The following coding sequences lie in one Sphingopyxis sp. MWB1 genomic window:
- a CDS encoding amidohydrolase family protein, translating into METDIAFVDAHVHFWDLDRLRYPWLTPPFDEEGPNGNVAAIASNYLLDDYLADAAQWNVKGCVHIDAGADAAQALGETEWLEAMASDHGLPSAIVAFAPLDDPGIERLLERQAAHGRVRGIRQILNWHPDPARSYTPRDLSGDERWREGFGLLGKYGLSFDLQCYAGQMPGLAPLIERHPGIPVIVNHMGMPVMSDPDGITDWRRGMQALATLPHVSVKISGMGFIYRDWTAQKIAPLVEEVIDRFGPGRCMFASDTPTDKLFAPFDYSLRAYHRIAAQYSRDEQHDLFGRNADRIYRLNLDI; encoded by the coding sequence ATGGAAACCGACATTGCTTTCGTCGATGCCCATGTCCATTTCTGGGATCTCGACCGGCTGCGCTATCCCTGGTTGACGCCCCCCTTTGACGAGGAGGGGCCCAATGGAAATGTCGCCGCGATCGCCTCCAACTATCTGCTGGATGATTATCTGGCCGATGCGGCGCAGTGGAATGTGAAGGGCTGCGTCCATATCGATGCGGGCGCCGATGCGGCGCAGGCGCTGGGCGAGACCGAGTGGCTCGAAGCCATGGCGTCCGACCACGGCTTGCCCAGCGCGATCGTTGCTTTCGCGCCGCTCGATGATCCCGGTATCGAGCGGCTGCTGGAAAGGCAGGCTGCCCATGGCCGGGTGCGGGGTATTCGCCAGATCCTCAACTGGCATCCCGATCCGGCCCGAAGCTATACGCCGCGCGACCTCAGCGGCGATGAGCGCTGGCGAGAGGGCTTCGGATTGCTCGGCAAATATGGCCTCTCCTTTGACCTGCAATGCTATGCGGGGCAGATGCCGGGCCTCGCTCCCCTGATCGAGCGGCATCCGGGCATTCCGGTAATCGTCAATCATATGGGCATGCCCGTGATGAGCGATCCGGACGGCATCACCGACTGGCGCCGGGGCATGCAGGCGCTCGCGACCCTTCCGCATGTCTCGGTAAAGATTTCCGGCATGGGCTTCATCTATCGCGACTGGACAGCCCAGAAAATCGCGCCGCTGGTCGAAGAGGTTATCGATCGCTTCGGTCCCGGACGCTGCATGTTCGCGAGCGATACGCCGACCGACAAGCTGTTTGCGCCCTTCGATTACAGCCTGCGCGCCTATCACCGGATTGCCGCGCAATATTCGAGGGACGAGCAGCATGATCTTTTCGGCCGCAATGCGGATCGTATCTACCGCCTCAATCTTGATATCTGA
- a CDS encoding 2'-5' RNA ligase family protein — protein sequence MGAASQRYFDKMRRAHFPVPPGAGPAHITLFRHLPPSAADEISRRVRAIAAEYRAFDVRLGEPYLLEKGVAFALHSSELQAIWHRLAHELEGLILGADRAEPRFHITVQNHRPHAEARALLKQLQHNAEPPPAVSIIGLTLSRHRVNADERPHIIKFRGERRAY from the coding sequence ATGGGTGCGGCATCTCAGCGATATTTTGATAAAATGCGCCGCGCCCATTTTCCTGTGCCGCCCGGCGCGGGGCCTGCTCATATCACCTTGTTCCGCCATCTCCCCCCTTCGGCGGCAGACGAAATTTCCCGCCGGGTTCGTGCAATCGCGGCCGAGTATCGCGCCTTTGATGTCCGGCTCGGGGAGCCCTATTTGCTGGAGAAAGGCGTGGCTTTCGCTCTTCACAGCTCCGAATTGCAGGCAATATGGCATCGGTTGGCGCATGAGCTGGAGGGGTTGATTCTGGGCGCCGACAGAGCCGAACCGCGTTTTCATATCACGGTGCAGAATCATCGCCCTCACGCCGAAGCGCGCGCCTTGTTGAAACAATTGCAGCACAATGCAGAGCCGCCGCCTGCGGTATCGATCATCGGCCTGACGCTGTCGCGGCACAGGGTGAACGCGGACGAAAGGCCGCATATCATCAAATTCCGGGGCGAACGAAGAGCATATTGA
- the rhmD gene encoding L-rhamnonate dehydratase — protein sequence MALPRIKYVRAFTVRGGGADYHDQGEGHWIDDHIATPMSRYPEYRQSRQSFGINVLGTLVVELEAEDGTIGFAVTTGGEPACYIVEKHLARFLVGRSPAEYEKIWDQMYFSTQYYGRKGLVVNALSGVDLAIWDLLGKLRGEPVYHMLGGAVREELQFYATGARPDIAKELGFIGGKLPLHHGPAEGLEGLEKNIALLADMRAKCGDDFWLMYDCWMALDIDYATRLAHRAWDECGLKWIEEALSPDDYWGYAQLRKNAPKGLLVTTGEHEATRWGFRMLMDMECCDIIQPDVGWCGGVTELIKIANYADSRGVMMVPHGSSVYSYHFVITRHNSPFAEFLMMHPGPTEVVPMFSPQLLGEPVPVNGRIRASELDKPGFGVELNRDIPLHRPYSN from the coding sequence ATGGCGCTGCCACGCATCAAGTACGTACGCGCGTTTACCGTGCGCGGGGGCGGTGCCGATTATCACGATCAGGGGGAGGGGCACTGGATCGACGATCACATCGCCACCCCGATGTCGCGCTACCCCGAATATCGTCAGTCTCGCCAAAGTTTCGGGATCAATGTGCTCGGCACGCTCGTCGTCGAGCTGGAGGCGGAGGACGGTACTATCGGCTTTGCGGTGACGACCGGCGGGGAGCCGGCCTGCTACATTGTCGAAAAACATCTCGCCCGTTTTCTCGTCGGGCGCAGCCCGGCGGAATATGAGAAGATCTGGGACCAGATGTATTTTTCGACCCAATATTATGGTCGCAAGGGTTTGGTCGTGAACGCCCTGTCGGGCGTCGATCTTGCGATATGGGATCTGCTCGGAAAGCTTCGCGGCGAGCCCGTCTATCATATGCTGGGCGGGGCGGTGCGCGAGGAATTGCAATTTTACGCGACCGGCGCACGCCCGGACATTGCCAAGGAACTGGGGTTTATCGGCGGGAAGCTGCCGCTGCATCACGGGCCAGCCGAAGGGCTTGAGGGGCTGGAGAAAAATATCGCGCTGCTGGCCGATATGCGGGCGAAATGCGGCGATGATTTCTGGCTGATGTATGATTGCTGGATGGCGCTGGATATCGATTATGCCACGCGCCTCGCCCATCGCGCGTGGGATGAATGCGGGCTCAAGTGGATTGAGGAAGCGCTCTCGCCCGACGATTATTGGGGTTATGCGCAGCTCCGCAAAAATGCGCCAAAGGGGCTGCTGGTCACCACCGGGGAACATGAAGCGACGCGGTGGGGCTTCCGCATGCTGATGGACATGGAATGCTGCGACATTATCCAGCCCGATGTCGGCTGGTGCGGCGGGGTGACCGAGCTGATCAAGATAGCCAATTATGCGGATAGCCGCGGCGTCATGATGGTGCCGCATGGCTCGTCCGTCTATAGCTATCACTTCGTCATCACCCGGCATAACTCGCCTTTCGCCGAGTTTCTGATGATGCATCCCGGCCCCACCGAAGTGGTGCCGATGTTCTCGCCGCAACTGCTGGGCGAACCGGTCCCCGTGAACGGACGCATCCGGGCAAGCGAGCTCGACAAGCCCGGTTTCGGGGTCGAGCTCAATCGCGACATTCCCCTTCATCGACCCTATTCGAACTGA
- a CDS encoding fumarylacetoacetate hydrolase family protein gives MKYCRYGAAGAEKPGLIDADGNIRDLSGRIDDITVDAIVSLGPVDPAALPLVEGEPRLGVPFSGATKIVAIGLNYRDHAIESNLPIPTEPVMFMKALSSLSGPNDDIVLPKGSTHGDWEVELGVVIGKTCRYVSREEALDHVAGYVLVNDVSERFNQKERGSQWSKGKGHDTFCPTGPWLVTPDDIGDPQSLDMTLDLNGERMQTGNTKTMIFDIAELISYVSEFVTLHPGDLMITGTPPGVGEGKKPEKIFLKPGDRLSLSIDGLGQQNQSVVAWSREAFR, from the coding sequence ATGAAATATTGCCGCTATGGTGCCGCTGGCGCCGAAAAACCCGGTCTGATCGACGCCGATGGCAACATCCGCGACCTGTCGGGCCGGATCGACGATATAACGGTGGACGCCATCGTATCGCTTGGCCCGGTCGATCCCGCCGCGCTGCCGCTGGTCGAGGGGGAGCCGCGCCTGGGTGTGCCCTTTTCCGGCGCGACCAAGATCGTCGCCATCGGTCTCAACTATCGCGACCATGCGATCGAATCCAATCTGCCCATCCCGACCGAGCCCGTCATGTTCATGAAGGCCCTGTCGAGCCTGAGCGGGCCGAATGACGATATTGTGCTGCCCAAAGGCTCGACCCACGGAGACTGGGAAGTCGAGCTGGGCGTCGTGATCGGCAAGACGTGCCGCTATGTCTCGCGCGAGGAGGCGCTGGACCATGTGGCCGGCTACGTCCTTGTCAATGATGTGTCGGAGCGTTTCAACCAGAAAGAGCGGGGTTCACAATGGTCGAAGGGGAAGGGGCATGACACTTTCTGCCCGACCGGTCCCTGGCTGGTGACCCCCGACGACATTGGCGATCCCCAGAGTTTGGACATGACGCTCGACCTCAATGGCGAGCGGATGCAGACCGGCAATACAAAAACGATGATCTTCGATATCGCCGAACTCATCTCCTATGTCAGCGAATTTGTAACCCTGCATCCCGGCGACCTGATGATCACCGGCACCCCGCCCGGTGTCGGGGAGGGCAAAAAGCCGGAGAAGATTTTCCTGAAACCGGGGGACAGGCTGTCGCTTTCGATCGATGGGCTGGGCCAGCAGAACCAGTCGGTCGTCGCCTGGTCGCGTGAGGCCTTCCGGTGA
- a CDS encoding SIR2 family protein, which yields MRFLANGPRLPSHLLTQRDEGNVIFFCGAGISRRAGLPDFAGLTQKVVERLGAEKALVAINRKDSSDRVFNLLVREFGQSEIDREIYSALKAVGKPDLSCHQTILDLSRGVDGRPQLVTTNFDLLFEAVEKRISRVVPPALPDLSLQQSIDGVVYLHGRLRKPEVGMASGYVISSADFGRAYLSEGWATRFVKALRERYTIVLLGYRAEDPPMRYLLEGLNAADGVSYNSPIYAFTQGDEGDAEEEWQDRGVTPICYRKSDDHAGLWDTLSAWADAVRNPEGWTNNVIGIAQKRPIEVTPHERGQVVELVSSKQGAKLFADAKPAPSAEWMCVFDPNVRYAEPRKRSWDDKEEIDPLDLYGLDDDPPRPPKEANGQRSIPGFNPLNWQHGDASFPERIGLRGWNSQWVNPLPERLHHIARWFGDVMHEPVAVWWAAGWKQLNPNMLWFVVRRLDRGEGEIPQEAITFWRLYLESCDHGGNFDREYGWFEFRSMVGKEGWSSATLRFFERVSQPRVEFRRDSYGRSYPVEKSWDDLPLRRLVDAKVRVLDRHNEKLDIPDEQLVFVIAVVRRCLLATSSLLDEIGTLWGSMPTLHPTGERGESFHGRKTQYFLWFRDLFVRLVELDPEAAALEVRQWSINDTYFFGKLSIYAAMFPEVVSAGRATTLLSEVNDRIFWEPRCQRELLFTLRARWPDFTSRQRRAIERRIAKGPARWEEEKASDFRRRRAVYSAERLAWLELNGCPLTPATVKALAKLKTVDPKWSDDWAGNADRSLDSRGGMVERVTDTRGIESAPIGKILDEARRKTENRHGELRDFRPFEGLVAAQPFRALAALRFALRNDDVPTGFWEALLSNWPEETSLRLRWLVAHTVSNLPADALKTLRHYVPRWFEKHLEALAHADRSRALAIFDKVIAAYVAAAPEVTKSGIGHTTVGGVVQDRSEVSVSKAINSPIGGLAEALWDLMPDKASEKGPMPDGVGERFEALFGANGDGSGHAACVVARHFPWLDHWFPEWSNRILRPMFALDHPLSEAAWHGFATSPQWPSTQTLRMLCPYLLDLLKGEPAWELDESEKQHLVQKLVWLSEPSNDEGQLISFQQVRGVLASLDDKGRSDALWLLGRIVSKDGQWETFVKPFIEQAWPRQVKFRTDSASRGFAHLVEQSGDNFPDAVRTVLSLLRPVAHLDMLTYRLSREAEEGTTDFAQKFPTETLQLLNALVADDRSQMPYELGKALEVIAEADPALRPTKEWRRLNDLTL from the coding sequence ATGCGCTTTTTAGCTAACGGCCCTCGCCTCCCCTCCCACCTGCTAACCCAGCGAGATGAAGGCAATGTCATCTTCTTTTGCGGCGCGGGGATTTCTCGCCGAGCTGGGCTTCCTGATTTCGCGGGACTCACACAAAAGGTCGTGGAGCGGCTGGGCGCGGAAAAAGCACTCGTCGCGATAAACCGCAAGGACAGCTCGGATCGCGTTTTTAACCTGCTGGTTCGAGAGTTTGGCCAGTCCGAGATTGATCGGGAAATTTACTCGGCGCTGAAAGCCGTTGGAAAGCCTGACCTCTCATGCCATCAGACAATTCTTGATCTTTCCAGAGGTGTGGACGGGCGCCCTCAACTTGTCACCACGAACTTCGATCTTCTTTTTGAGGCGGTCGAAAAGCGCATTTCACGGGTCGTCCCTCCGGCACTACCTGATCTGTCATTGCAGCAATCCATAGATGGCGTGGTTTATCTGCATGGTCGCCTCCGAAAGCCAGAAGTAGGCATGGCTTCCGGCTACGTTATTAGCAGTGCGGACTTTGGTCGGGCATATCTGTCCGAAGGTTGGGCGACTCGCTTCGTCAAGGCCTTGCGCGAGCGATACACAATCGTTCTGCTGGGCTATCGAGCGGAAGACCCGCCGATGCGCTATCTGCTGGAAGGTCTGAACGCTGCTGATGGTGTCAGCTATAATTCACCGATCTATGCGTTTACCCAAGGTGATGAGGGTGACGCGGAAGAGGAATGGCAGGATCGAGGCGTAACCCCGATCTGTTATCGGAAAAGCGACGATCATGCAGGATTGTGGGATACTCTGTCAGCGTGGGCGGATGCCGTGCGAAATCCGGAAGGATGGACCAACAACGTAATTGGCATCGCCCAAAAGCGACCCATTGAGGTCACTCCGCATGAGCGGGGGCAAGTCGTGGAATTGGTAAGCAGCAAGCAAGGGGCGAAGCTGTTTGCTGATGCGAAACCGGCACCGTCAGCGGAATGGATGTGTGTCTTTGATCCCAATGTTCGATATGCCGAGCCGAGAAAGCGGTCGTGGGACGACAAGGAGGAAATCGACCCGCTCGACCTCTATGGACTAGATGATGATCCGCCTCGCCCCCCAAAGGAAGCCAACGGGCAGCGGAGCATTCCCGGCTTTAATCCGCTCAACTGGCAGCATGGCGATGCAAGCTTCCCTGAACGAATTGGATTGAGAGGGTGGAACTCACAATGGGTGAACCCGTTGCCGGAGCGCCTCCACCATATCGCTCGATGGTTCGGTGATGTGATGCATGAACCCGTCGCCGTTTGGTGGGCGGCGGGCTGGAAGCAACTTAACCCGAATATGCTCTGGTTCGTCGTTAGACGGCTAGATCGCGGCGAAGGCGAGATACCGCAAGAGGCGATCACCTTCTGGCGCCTCTATCTTGAAAGCTGCGATCATGGCGGCAATTTTGATCGCGAGTATGGCTGGTTCGAATTCCGCTCGATGGTTGGAAAGGAAGGCTGGTCAAGCGCGACGTTGAGGTTCTTTGAACGTGTTTCTCAGCCTCGCGTTGAGTTCAGGAGGGACAGCTACGGGCGCAGTTATCCCGTTGAGAAAAGCTGGGACGACTTGCCTCTCAGGCGACTGGTTGATGCCAAGGTCAGGGTTCTGGATCGGCACAATGAAAAACTGGACATTCCCGACGAGCAACTAGTCTTTGTCATTGCCGTCGTGCGGCGCTGCCTTCTGGCCACATCATCCCTTCTCGACGAGATAGGCACTTTGTGGGGGTCTATGCCAACCCTCCACCCCACGGGGGAACGAGGGGAGTCCTTCCACGGGCGAAAGACACAGTATTTTCTATGGTTTCGTGACCTGTTTGTTCGCCTCGTCGAGCTTGACCCTGAGGCAGCGGCACTCGAAGTGAGGCAATGGTCCATCAATGATACCTACTTCTTTGGAAAGCTGTCCATTTACGCGGCTATGTTCCCCGAAGTAGTGTCCGCAGGCCGAGCGACCACGCTTCTGTCAGAGGTGAACGACCGGATTTTCTGGGAACCGCGATGCCAAAGGGAACTTCTCTTCACGCTGCGAGCGCGCTGGCCTGATTTCACCAGCAGGCAACGTCGAGCAATTGAGCGAAGGATCGCCAAAGGCCCGGCAAGATGGGAGGAGGAGAAAGCTTCTGACTTCCGGCGGCGCAGAGCTGTGTATTCCGCTGAAAGATTGGCATGGCTGGAATTGAACGGCTGCCCGTTGACCCCTGCGACGGTAAAAGCGCTTGCAAAACTGAAAACCGTTGATCCCAAATGGTCCGACGATTGGGCGGGCAATGCAGACCGCTCACTCGATTCACGTGGCGGTATGGTCGAGCGAGTCACAGATACTCGTGGCATCGAGTCAGCCCCCATCGGTAAGATTCTCGATGAGGCCCGAAGAAAGACTGAGAACCGTCATGGAGAGCTAAGGGATTTCCGCCCGTTTGAGGGTCTTGTCGCAGCGCAGCCTTTCCGCGCGCTAGCCGCACTGCGTTTCGCACTGCGAAATGACGATGTTCCAACCGGCTTCTGGGAAGCACTGCTATCGAACTGGCCGGAGGAGACTTCCCTGAGGTTGCGCTGGCTCGTCGCCCATACCGTCTCCAACCTCCCAGCAGATGCGCTCAAGACGCTGAGGCATTATGTCCCAAGATGGTTTGAGAAGCATTTGGAAGCGTTGGCGCACGCGGATCGCTCCCGTGCTCTAGCTATCTTCGACAAGGTAATTGCCGCTTATGTCGCAGCGGCCCCCGAGGTGACTAAGAGCGGCATAGGACATACGACTGTCGGCGGTGTTGTCCAGGATCGCTCTGAGGTTTCTGTCAGCAAGGCAATCAATAGTCCGATAGGTGGTCTAGCCGAAGCGCTTTGGGATCTTATGCCAGACAAGGCGTCCGAAAAGGGGCCGATGCCAGATGGTGTAGGTGAACGCTTTGAAGCTCTTTTCGGAGCCAATGGCGACGGAAGCGGACATGCCGCCTGTGTGGTCGCGCGACATTTTCCTTGGCTCGATCATTGGTTCCCGGAATGGTCAAATCGGATTCTTCGACCAATGTTCGCGCTTGATCATCCACTCTCTGAGGCCGCTTGGCATGGCTTTGCTACTAGCCCCCAATGGCCCTCGACGCAGACGCTCAGAATGCTCTGCCCTTATCTGCTTGATTTGCTTAAAGGCGAACCGGCGTGGGAGCTGGATGAATCCGAGAAGCAGCACCTAGTTCAGAAACTGGTCTGGTTAAGCGAACCTTCGAACGATGAGGGCCAGCTAATCTCGTTCCAGCAAGTGCGTGGTGTTCTGGCTTCTTTGGATGACAAAGGTCGGAGCGATGCGCTTTGGTTATTGGGTCGAATCGTATCAAAGGATGGGCAATGGGAGACGTTCGTAAAGCCCTTCATCGAGCAAGCTTGGCCGCGTCAGGTGAAGTTCCGAACCGATAGCGCTTCCCGAGGCTTCGCACACCTGGTCGAACAATCCGGCGATAACTTCCCGGATGCCGTCCGAACAGTCCTCAGCCTCTTAAGGCCTGTCGCCCATCTTGACATGCTAACCTACCGTCTATCCAGAGAGGCGGAAGAAGGCACCACTGACTTCGCCCAGAAGTTTCCGACAGAGACACTTCAACTGCTCAATGCGTTGGTTGCGGATGACAGGTCGCAAATGCCTTATGAATTGGGCAAGGCCTTGGAGGTCATAGCAGAAGCTGACCCCGCGTTGCGACCCACAAAAGAATGGCGCCGCCTGAATGACCTGACCCTTTAA
- a CDS encoding SDR family NAD(P)-dependent oxidoreductase yields MTNLLEGKTLLVTGASAGIGRAAAIGAARHGADVGINYSRDDAGAEAVIAEIESLGRRAIAVKGDVSDPATAQDFIARSTAELGKVDIFVNNAGICPFHAFLDMPVETVDRTMRVNLHGAYYMVQAAARQMVEQGHGGAIIAVSSISALVGGEFQTHYTPTKAGVHSLMQSAAIALGKHGIRCNSLLPGTILTDINKDDLADQDKRDRMTARIPLGRLGDPEDMVGPIVFLASDMANYVTGAALLVDGGAFVNLQ; encoded by the coding sequence ATGACGAATCTTCTGGAAGGCAAGACATTGCTGGTGACCGGTGCATCGGCCGGAATTGGCCGCGCCGCGGCGATTGGCGCGGCGCGACATGGTGCCGATGTCGGCATCAACTATTCACGCGATGATGCCGGCGCCGAGGCGGTTATCGCCGAAATAGAGTCGCTGGGACGCCGCGCCATCGCGGTAAAGGGCGACGTTTCCGACCCCGCCACCGCCCAGGACTTTATCGCACGCAGCACGGCGGAATTGGGCAAGGTCGACATCTTCGTCAACAATGCGGGCATTTGCCCCTTTCACGCATTTCTCGACATGCCCGTCGAAACGGTCGATCGCACGATGCGGGTCAATTTGCACGGCGCCTATTATATGGTGCAGGCCGCCGCGCGGCAGATGGTCGAGCAAGGCCATGGCGGAGCGATCATCGCGGTGTCGTCGATTTCCGCGTTGGTCGGCGGCGAGTTCCAGACGCATTATACGCCGACGAAGGCGGGGGTGCATTCGCTGATGCAGTCCGCCGCCATCGCGCTGGGCAAGCATGGCATCCGCTGCAACTCGCTCCTTCCCGGCACGATCCTGACCGACATCAACAAGGATGATCTCGCCGATCAGGACAAAAGGGACCGCATGACGGCCCGCATCCCGCTCGGACGGCTGGGCGATCCCGAGGATATGGTCGGCCCCATCGTCTTTCTGGCGTCCGACATGGCCAATTATGTCACCGGCGCAGCGCTGCTCGTCGACGGCGGCGCCTTCGTCAACCTGCAATAA
- a CDS encoding SDR family NAD(P)-dependent oxidoreductase, whose product MKAYADRFAGRTAVITGGASGLGKASAARIVAEGGRVLLWDRDAAALSAAQEETGAAGICALDVSDFSAVSDAAARSAELLGGQIDVLICSAGITGATAPVHEYPVESWRAVFDVNVNGLFYCNRAILPLMLEKGYGRIVNVASVAGKEGNPNASAYSASKAAVIGLTKSLGKELAGKGVIANALTPATFESPILQQLPQSQVDYMRSKIPMGRLGHVAESAAMVCFMASEECSFTTAATFDTSGGRTTF is encoded by the coding sequence GTGAAAGCCTATGCCGATCGCTTCGCGGGGCGCACCGCGGTCATCACGGGCGGCGCGTCCGGCCTTGGAAAGGCGAGCGCCGCGCGCATCGTCGCCGAGGGCGGGCGCGTGTTGCTATGGGACCGCGATGCGGCCGCGCTTTCCGCCGCGCAGGAGGAGACGGGGGCTGCGGGCATATGTGCGCTCGACGTGTCCGATTTTTCGGCTGTCAGCGATGCCGCCGCCCGCAGTGCGGAGTTGCTCGGCGGCCAGATTGATGTGCTCATCTGTTCCGCCGGGATCACCGGCGCGACCGCACCCGTTCACGAATATCCGGTGGAAAGCTGGCGCGCGGTTTTTGACGTGAACGTCAACGGGCTATTCTATTGCAACCGCGCCATCCTGCCGCTGATGCTGGAAAAGGGCTATGGCCGCATCGTCAATGTCGCATCGGTCGCGGGGAAGGAAGGCAATCCCAATGCGAGCGCCTATTCGGCGTCCAAAGCCGCGGTGATCGGCCTCACCAAATCGCTCGGCAAGGAACTCGCGGGCAAGGGCGTGATCGCCAACGCCCTCACGCCCGCGACCTTTGAAAGCCCCATCCTGCAGCAGCTCCCGCAAAGTCAGGTGGATTATATGCGGTCCAAAATCCCGATGGGCCGGCTGGGCCATGTCGCCGAGAGCGCCGCGATGGTGTGCTTCATGGCGTCGGAAGAGTGCAGCTTCACGACGGCAGCGACTTTCGACACCTCGGGCGGCCGGACCACTTTCTGA
- a CDS encoding MFS transporter, giving the protein MSLHDDAAKARTGRDDWNATILAGLANYIDSGSIVSGAAALALWTSLYGLSDSLLGLIAAFGPNAIGAGIGALVGGWLCDRFGRKRIYQYDMLLYAAGMTILVFAVAPWMIVLGFVIVGLAVGADIPASWSLIAEEAPADTRGKHSGVAQILWNLGPVVVLLMSLALAGLGELGARLVFAHLVIVALGLTFLRRKMHESRPWTETQSADFVAPPISSLFRRPYLVSILALVGIYGFWNLWAGTNGLFFPYLMETLGVATRAQSIALQCLNFALGMLANYLVFMKLVDRVSHRAMFLISAIAQVVGMSLLALLPLNVPVVLAHVVILGFFQGFGAQSFFQLWSAEMFPTALRSTAQGLCFAIVRIGLGLFSLFVPFLASADFAVLAWILTGFLALSALVGWLWAPDNAGKSLEQIEREQRVGLR; this is encoded by the coding sequence TTGAGCCTCCACGATGATGCCGCAAAGGCGCGGACCGGCCGGGACGACTGGAATGCGACGATCCTTGCCGGGCTCGCCAATTATATCGATTCAGGATCGATCGTGTCGGGGGCAGCCGCGCTCGCCCTCTGGACGTCGCTTTACGGCCTGTCGGACAGCCTGCTAGGTCTGATCGCCGCCTTTGGCCCCAATGCCATTGGCGCAGGTATCGGCGCCTTGGTCGGCGGGTGGCTTTGCGACAGGTTTGGCCGCAAACGCATCTATCAATATGACATGCTTCTTTATGCCGCGGGCATGACCATCCTTGTGTTCGCCGTCGCGCCCTGGATGATCGTGCTCGGCTTTGTGATCGTCGGCCTGGCGGTGGGGGCGGATATTCCGGCAAGCTGGTCGCTCATCGCCGAAGAAGCGCCCGCCGACACCCGCGGCAAGCATTCAGGCGTCGCGCAAATTCTCTGGAATCTCGGCCCGGTTGTCGTGCTGCTGATGTCGCTGGCGCTGGCGGGGCTCGGCGAACTGGGCGCGCGGCTGGTCTTCGCACATCTGGTAATTGTCGCGCTTGGACTGACTTTCTTGCGGCGAAAGATGCACGAATCGCGGCCCTGGACCGAAACGCAGTCCGCCGATTTCGTCGCGCCGCCGATATCGTCGCTTTTCCGCCGTCCCTATCTCGTCTCCATCCTCGCACTTGTCGGAATCTATGGCTTCTGGAATTTGTGGGCCGGAACGAACGGGCTGTTCTTCCCCTATCTGATGGAGACGCTGGGGGTGGCAACCCGCGCGCAGAGCATTGCGCTGCAATGCCTCAATTTCGCGCTGGGCATGCTCGCCAATTATCTGGTTTTCATGAAGCTGGTCGACCGGGTCAGCCATCGCGCGATGTTCCTGATCTCCGCCATCGCGCAGGTCGTCGGGATGAGCCTGCTCGCCCTCCTGCCGCTGAACGTGCCCGTCGTCCTAGCCCATGTGGTGATTCTCGGCTTTTTCCAAGGCTTTGGCGCGCAAAGCTTCTTTCAGCTGTGGAGCGCGGAAATGTTTCCGACGGCGCTTCGCAGCACCGCGCAGGGGCTGTGCTTTGCGATCGTGCGTATCGGCCTTGGCCTGTTCAGCCTGTTCGTGCCCTTTCTGGCGTCGGCGGATTTCGCTGTCCTCGCCTGGATACTCACCGGCTTTCTGGCGCTCAGCGCGCTGGTCGGATGGCTATGGGCCCCCGATAATGCGGGCAAATCGCTGGAACAGATCGAACGCGAACAGCGCGTCGGTCTCCGGTGA